A stretch of Actinomycetota bacterium DNA encodes these proteins:
- a CDS encoding protease complex subunit PrcB family protein produces MGCEDRVMRRAAGMILFSTVLALSLLVPGCAGRGAREGEEGGLVGLEPAREVAVSTLAQGVYSEYGRLEGVPAAENAMPECLVITDTDELQRLVSLARFQEPVEDVDFSRSVVLVSMLGPRDTGGFAVSITRVCQEGSAVRVELELVEPEPGSMNAQVLTSPYHLVVAEREAFQPRGPLLFTFVDRNDDILAEQRADI; encoded by the coding sequence ATGGGCTGCGAAGACCGAGTGATGCGCCGTGCCGCGGGCATGATCCTTTTCTCGACCGTCCTCGCGCTATCACTCCTCGTGCCCGGATGCGCCGGGCGGGGAGCTCGGGAAGGGGAGGAAGGCGGCCTGGTCGGCCTGGAGCCCGCGAGGGAGGTGGCGGTGAGCACCCTGGCTCAGGGCGTCTACAGCGAGTACGGCCGCCTGGAAGGGGTGCCCGCGGCGGAGAACGCCATGCCGGAGTGCCTGGTGATCACGGACACGGACGAGCTGCAGCGCCTGGTCTCCCTAGCCCGCTTCCAGGAACCCGTGGAGGATGTGGATTTCTCCCGCAGCGTGGTGCTGGTGTCCATGCTAGGGCCCAGGGACACGGGGGGGTTTGCCGTCTCCATAACCCGCGTCTGCCAGGAGGGCTCGGCGGTGCGGGTGGAGCTGGAGTTGGTGGAGCCGGAGCCGGGAAGCATGAACGCCCAGGTGCTCACCAGCCCCTACCACCTGGTCGTCGCGGAGCGGGAAGCCTTTCAGCCCCGCGGGCCGCTGCTCTTCACCTTCGTGGACCGCAACGACGACATCCTGGCGGAACAGCGGGCGGACATCTGA